In the genome of Silvanigrella paludirubra, the window TGAAATATTTAAATAAATATACTTTTTATCGAAGCACTGCTTAATATTATATTTTTTTTGAAAGAATAAAGGAATTATTAAAATTAAAACACCTAAACCTAAATAACCAAATCCTTCAAACTTATCTGAAGGAGTAAATAAAGGATTTATAAATTGAGATACATTTCTAGATAAAGGATTAAAAAAAACATTTAAATTTGATGAATAAACACCAAATCCAGAATCATAAATCCCTTTTAAATGAAAATACCCTATTAAATACCAAGAAAAATAAGTAAAAAAGCAAACTCCAATTATATTCATAAATACATATTTTAAATTAATCTCTTTTAAAGAAATCATACTCAATAAAAACATAATATAAAATACTATAACCATTAATACAATATAAGGATGAACCCAAACTGAAAACAATAATACTAAAGTTAAATAAAATAGTTTCATATTTGAAGATATTCTAGATAGAAAAATACAAAAAATAGCTAATATAATCCAATGACAATTTAAAGTAATATGAGCAAAACGATTTAAAAGAATAGGAGATAAAAATAAGAAAAAGGAACAAATTATTTTTAAAATAATATGCATATTCCATTTTTTTAATAAAAGGGCCGAGAAAAACCCCTGTAATATATAACAAATAAATAGCCAAAGGCCTAAATATTGATATTCAGGATTCCAAATAGGCTTTAATATCTTAAAAAGAAAAGCGAGTATTGGTATTGAGTCACTATAACCAACAGATGTACCTATTGGATAGTTAAGTAAATTATTAACCCCAAAAGGAAATTGCCAAGGAACACTTTGAAAAACATAACCACCTAAATAATTTTGAAGCCAATCTGAACTATTTAACCACAAAGTTTCTTTAGGATTTATAATTAAAAAAGAAAAACGAATATAAAATATTAAAACACCTAAAAGACTCGAAATAGCCGCTGAAATTAAAAAAACACGCCTATCATTTAATTGTCCCAATTTTTCAAATATTTTTTTAAAAATAAAATACAATTTATCCATAAATAAAAGCATATAGAACATTATAAATAAAAGTATTGGAAAAAAATAAATTCTCATATTTTTCATTTCACATGATGGAGAATAGCGAGAATTAGTGCAATTATTTTCTAACCAATTTAATTGATTTTTTAATACCAATAAAGAAATTATTAAAGAAACTAGTAAAAAAATAAATTTACTATATTTCAGCTTTCTTATATTTTCTAATAATCTAAAAAAAATTATTTGCTTCATAAGCTCTTTCTATTTATTTAATGAACTCTTATAAGACCGTTAATGACCAACTTAGAAATTAAATTTTAAAACCATTTCATTTTTTAAATGATCAAGGTATTAATATAAGTCTTAGGCAGATGCTATTCAAATACTCTGCTCGTAAAAATTTTGTGATACCAATTTATTAAAAAGGGTCTAAAAATGATTAAATTTATACCAATCTTAACTTTAGCAGCACTATTAACGACAAGCTGTTTTGAAAACTCAACTCCAACAAATCAGCAGGTATTATCTGCTGCATCTTGTCCCGTGGCAGCTGTTTCCGTCTTTAAAGTTTCTTTTAACGAATCTCAAGGAAAATATCTAATTTTTCACGGTTCTTCTTCTGACCCTAAATCTTTGCCAAACCCTTTAACGGTTGAAAACTTGCAAATGGCTCAAATACAAGCTCCCCAAGGCAGCACAGGAGAAATTGCTAAATTAAACTTCAATAAAAGTGATGGTAAATGCAATCCTGTATTAGAAATGACCCAAGGATATAAAATTGAATTAGCTGCCGCTTCTGGAAATTCAGCAAATTCAAATGGAGGCGCCACCAATAATGGATCTTCACAAGGAAGTTCTTGGGCTCCATTTTTAATGGGAGCACTTGTTGGAAATGCTGTATCTAATGCAATGCAACCAAGATACGCACCTCCCGCATATTATTTACCACCACCCGCAGCCTCAGCAGGCCAAGGTGGCTTGGTAACTGGTGGGGTTTCAGGAAAAACTCCTGATGAAATGAATAAAAAATATGAATCACAATATAAACAACCTCCTAAGAAAGGCTTCTTTTCAAAATCAGGAAATTCAACTACAACTGCAGATTCAGAAACAAAACCTAAAAAGAAAGGGTTTTTTTCTGGAGGCAGTGAAAATGGTTCCTCCACTAAAAAAAGTGGTAGTTTTTTTAAGAAAAAGAAAAAATAAAGGTAATCATTTTAGTTTAGGTTATTATAAATAAAGGAGTATTTATGTCTAATTTTTATGCTGGTGTTGTAAGAAAAAAATTCACTTTAATGTGCGTTTCTCCAGAAGGTTCCCAAATTGAAATCGTATCTTGTTATGACGATAATGCAGCAAAAGTAAGTAAACAAGCTTCTGAAAAAATCCTTTCTCTAATGGAAGAAAGCTTTGAATTGGAAGAAGGATTTAAAATGAAAATAGTAGAAACAATGGAATCTGCTGAAGACATTCCTCTTGTTGAAGTAAAAGATAAAAAAGAAGCTTCTTTTTAATTTAATAAATAAAGTTTTTAATATTTCCCCTCTCTTAACACTATATTAATATGCAACAAAATTAATATGGTGTTTTTTTATTAACTATTTCTTATTCATATATTCATAAAAAAATCATTCTAAATTTTATTTAATTTATTTTTAAAAATGTTACATAAAGATTAATTAATTCACAAATTAATTAATTAAATCAGCAATAAAAAACATTTAATTTAAAAGTAATTATTAGTTAACTTAAATTATTATAAACATTTAAAACCATCAAATTACTTTATTGTAATCTTTGATTCTTTTTAATTATGCTTTAAACCTTTAGGAATTGGGATAATTATGTACGATCTAAGCAATATTCGCATTTATAAAGACGAAACAAGTTCATTTATAAAATTCAGTTTATATGATAATACAAGACCGTATAAAAAATCATCAAGCTTAATTATTACAGCTAATGGAAGATATTTACCAACTTCAGGCAAGTTATTAAGAACAGAAATTAGTGATGTGGGATTTTACTGTTTTCATAACCGATCATTAAAAGATGAATGTTTCTCTTTATTAAGAAAAATAACACAAACAAAAACTAAAGTTTATGAAACAATTGGTAAAGGCGTTACTTTTTATGACTATAATCTTTCAGACTATTCATATGGTAATTTTTACTATTCTAGTGAATCATTAAATAAACAAGACTATATCGTCGCTTTATTACTTGAATCCTATTTATATGAAAAAGAAAATGTTTACGGATCACAATATAGCTACGGAAGCCTTTTACTGAATGAAGTGCCAGATATCATAATTTTAAAAAATTCAACTTCATTATTCAATTTATTAAATGATAAATTAAATTCAAACTATAAAAGCATTTTTTGTAATATAACCAGAGAAGAACTTGGAAAAATAAGAGCTTCAATGGCTGATAATGAGAGATATGATTTTCCATTAAGCTCTCAGAAAAAGTTACAAATTGAAAAATCAGTTATAGAAAAATTAAAAATGATTGGTATTGTAAAAAGCTATACAACCAGTGGTAGCTCATACTCTGTTTCTGGAAGTGCTTTATCTCATCCGAGCAGCACACACACCTCAGCGGGAAGTATTTATGGTTCCCTTGGTAGCGCTTATACAACAACAGGAAGTACTTATACTTCAGGATTGAGTTCTCACTCATATAAACCAAGTTCTTATATTTCTATTCCAATTTCATACACTTCTACACCAAGCTCATACACTTCTACACCAAGCTCATATACTTCTACACCAAGCTCATATACTTCTACACCAAGCTCATATACTTCTACACCAAGCTCATATACTTCTACACCAAGCTCATACACTTCTACACCAAGCTCATACACTTCCACTCCAAGCTCATATACTTCTACACCAAGCTCTTATACATCAGGTGGAGGAGTCTCAACTCATTATGGTGGCATTCCATACTATTATTCGGGATTAAGCTCGTCATCTACAAGTTCTAGCAAAAAGAATTCTAAATATACTCGTTTTTGGGATATTCACATTTCGGGTTCATCAGGAAAATACGATTTTGTAAATGATATTGGAAGCCAAAAATCACATCAAGAAACAAAATATAATAATCTTAAAAACTCTAAAAATTATATTATTGCATCATCAGGTAAGCATATCAGACCAGCACCAATTACATCTAGTTTACCTAATGAAGGATACATAACTTCTTGCATAACTACGACTGATATTCTTTCCCATATTTATTCAAGAGAAAATCGAGATTTAGTTGACTGGGTTTCTGATAATAGTTGCAGAGGAAAAATAAGAATCAATTGCCATGGTGATGGAAATGGAAAATTGGGAATGGAGCATGAATATTTTTTTGCAAGTGATATAGCACAGTGGCTTATTAATTGTGGTTTACACAATGCTGTATTTACAAAAAGAGGAGAAGAAAGAACAAATGGCCTTATAACTGTTAACTTAGCTGCTTGTATGGTTGCTAGATATGACGTCGTAACAGCAAAATTTAGCGCACTTGAAAGTAAAACTTCATATGCTTTAGACTCTGCTATCGATAGATTTGTAAAAGAAATGCGTACAAATGGGCACTATGGATTAGCAGTTACAGGAAGTAGCGAAATTGTATGTCAATCAGGTGGAAAAATATATAGAAGTCTTCCTAAATTACCTATATGCTTTACTGAAAATCCCTATATGGATCTTAATAATGGTTATGACTATTGGAGATATTATGCTGACAAACATATTTCTTGTTTTGAAAAATATGGATCTAATTTAGGATTTACGGTTCCAAGCGGTTGGCAATTAACCAATAGTACAGATACAAGTGGTGGAAAAATAAATATACCTAACATTTATTCAATTGAAAACAGCAGATATTACAATCCAGACTCTTCTCCAAGTGGGGAATGGATTTTAAAATTAAAAGATGCTCGATACTCAAGAGATTTCGCTTCAATTGTTATGATACCATCAGGATGGATTGTAGATAAATATTTAAAAACAATTGATCCTCCCGTTGGATGGATTGTAACAGCGAATGCATATGGTACAGGAGGAACGGTTTGTAGCCGATCTCATTCAGGCATAAATGATACTGAAAAATTAACAAAAACACCTTATAAAATTAGAGCTATAGTATAATTATTAGAAATAAAATTTCAAAAACCCATACTTTTTAAGGCGCGTCTTACTTCGTTACCTTTATTTTTTTCCATAAAAGTAACACCATCTTGTCCAGAAAAAGCTTTTTGAGAATCGACTGAAGATTCAATTAACTTTTCGTTAATTTCAATTAATTTATCAATAAGTATATTACCACTTTCAATTAAACTTTGATTTTGGTTTGTATCATTTAAAACTTTCAGAATAGTATCTTCCACATTTTTAATATGCCCTTTCTGCATATCAGTGCCTTCAGAAATAATTTGTATTTGTTCCTTTAATCCATCAACACCTTCTGATATTCTTTGAAAGGCATCGAGAGCTTTTTTACTTACAATTTCTCCTTCTTTTATTCTTTCATTCATTGTTCTTATTATTTGATTAACTTTAATTGAGCTTTCATTTAACAAATCTTTAATTTGTTTTGCTGATTTTCCGCTTGTACGGGCAAGTGTTTCTACTTCTTCAGAAACAACAGAAAATCCTTTTCCGTGATCGCCCGCCCTTGCAGCTTCTATTGAAGCATTCATCGCTAGCAATTCAGTTTTTGCTACGATATCTGTGATTACAATAGATTTTAATGTAATTTGATTAATAATTTGTAACATTTTATCCATATCACCAGTAGCACTTTTAATAACTTCAATAGATTGCCCTAATTTTTCCATTATAGAAGCCGCTTCTTTTAAACGATTTTCAGCGCTAATTGTGATTGTTTTGCAATCATTAATTTCTTGAATTGTTTTTGAAATCATTTGAAATATTTGATTAATTGTATTTGTTGTTTGTGACGTAAATTCAAATTGTTTACCAAATGAATTTGCAATATTTTTTTTAGGATAAATAAACTCATTAATAGTACTTTGACTTTTTTCAATATAATTTTGAAATAAAATACCAACCATAAAAGATTTTTTTTGAATTTTGCGAATATAATAATACATAATATATTCCATAAAAACCAATGGTACAGAAATAATAATGAAATAATTTATAATATTTTTTAAGCCTGAACCAAATAAAAATATAATCATTAAAGTAAATGAAAAAATGATAAGGTTAGAAAAAAATAGTGAAATTAATATTTTAAACTTTAAGCCAGAAAAAGAATTTTTTTTAGAATATTGCTCTTTATCCATTTTTTCTTACTCCAGACCAATACTCATTTAATACATAAGCAACTTCTTTAATATTTTCAAAGTTTTTTAAATTTATATCATATATTTTTAATAAATTTACTGTATCCGTTATATTTTTTTTCAAAATATTACGCATTTCAAAATTGGCCGAATTAATTTGATCTATACTTAATTTTTGTTCCCAAGTTGCAACACGTATATTTTCTGAATGACTAGAAATACCAAACATTTCTGCTTTGATAGCACTAAAAACGGCCAATGCATTATTACTTGAAACTTTTCCAACTTCTACTCTAGACTGATTCGCTTCAATTATAATTTGAATTTGCTTTTGACTTTCAATAACAATATTTTCAATTTCATTTGCTTCATTTCCACTATGTTTAGCTAGGTTTCCAACTTCTTCAGCAACAACAGAAAAACCTTTTCCCGTTTGTCCTGCTTTAGCAGCTTCAATAGAAGCATTTAAAGATAATAATTCTGTTGTAGAAACAATAGTATGTATTGTAGATGTATCATTGCTAATTTGTTTTATAAGACTTGATATTTCTACTAATCCATCTTTTGTTTTTTCAATTGTTAATATTGAATCAACCATTTTTTGCATTATTTCATTGCCTTCATTTACATCTCTAGTTACTTTGTCTGAAAGCTCTTTACAAACTTCTGAATTTTTGGTTGTTTCAATTAACATAGATATAATATCTTGCATTAGCTTAGAACTTTCAGTTAGTTCATCTAACTCGCTTCCAGTAGTTGAAATGAATCCGCTTAGATTGTCCTTTATATTTTTTAAGGAATTATCTCCCATAGAGCAATTTTCTGAAATATAAAAAAAATCTTCATTTATGCTTTTCACAAACTTTGATATAAGAATTCTCGTTAAAATAATAGATAAAAATGTAATTAATAATAAAGAAAAAAACGAAAAGATTAAATACTTATCTTTAATACCATCAATATAAATAAGATAAAAACTTAAAGCACAACATGCAAGTAGCATTAATACCATTAATGCCCATACTCTATTTTTTGCAGAAATATTTTTCAAAAATGAAAACATTCCTTAAACTTTCAATTTATTAGCAAATAATTTTGCCAAATTTCATAAAACGTATCGTCACTCTTTTCCAAAAAAAAATTCAATTGTAGGAAAAAATGTAGTAGTTTGATAAGAATTGTCACTCTTATAAAGGAAACAAAATGACAAACAGATTAAAAGAACCTTCAGCAAATGGCCTCAAAACGATTCAAAAAGAATTTGATTTATATCAAAATAATGCCTTTGAAAAACGAAGCGCAAGCTTTTTTTCATTAGAACTTTGTGGAGAGAGCGGTGAATTGGCAAATTTAGAAAAAAAAATATGGAGAGATCCAACGAAAGAAATAGAAATGGATAAACTTTCCGACGAAGCCGCAGATGTTTTTATAGCTCTTATGAATTATTGCAATTCAAGAAATATAAATCTAGAAGAGTCCGTCCATTCAAAACTAAAACGGATAGAAGACAAACGCCTTAAAGGGCTTATGGGAAAAATAAAAGAATAAATTATATATTAGCTATTATAGATAATTTATTTGGAATAACAGAAAAAGAAGCAGGCAAATATCCTGGCATTTCACCATCAGACTCCGCCGGTATATTTGCATTTTCTTGAGATTTTATTTTAATTGTAGTTGCTTCTCTTTCAATTATATCGTTTTCTAGACCTTTGTAATTTCCTGAATATAGTCGGTTAAGTAAAAATATCGATTTTATTTTATTCATTTTACGAATTTGAACAACTTTAAATTTACCGTTATTTATGGCAGCCTCTCTTGAAATTCTCATTCCTCCACCACAATATTGTCCATTGCAAATAAAAAGAACCCGTAGATCAAAAGGAACGTAAGATTCATTATCAAAAGAAATTTGAACAGGAAAAGATTGATTTTTTAATAAAGTTTTAATTGCAGCAAATAAAAAAGCTGCTCTTTTTCCATATTTTTTACCTGAGTCATTTAATCTTTTTACAGTCTCACCGTTTGCGCCACACCCTGCAATATTAATAAAGTAACGAGAATGAAAACTTTTATTTTGAAATTCAATAAATCCAACATCCGATAAAATTAAGTTTCTTTGTTTTATAATATTTAAAGCTTTATTAATATTGTTAGGAATACCAATAGATTTAATAAAATCACTACCTGTTCCAAGAGGAATAAATGCCAAAGAGGGAATTAAATTATTTTCTGTAACGTTATTTAATTTTAAAGGGCTTCCATGTATTTTAGGAAAATTAGAATTACTTGAGTTTAAAAGCTGATTTCCTAACAATCCATTCACAATTTCATTTATTGTGCCATCACCACCAACCGCAACAACAATCTCATAGCCTCTTTTTTTTGCAAAATAAGCTAATAAAGATGCCTCATATTGACAAGTAGTAAAAACCCAATTTGCATCAGGAAAAAACTTTAAAACTTGGGGAAGAATTTTTTTTTCCCAAATTTTAAAGGATTCGCCTGATCTTGATTTTGGATTCACAATAAATAAAATATTTGGATCCATTCGTTAATCAATTTCCTGTACAGTAAATAAGTTTGAATTTCTTTCCGAAACACTAGAAGCTGTTAAAGAAACAAAGACAAATTTTTCACCTTTTTTAAAGTTGAAACTTTTTACCAATATTTCTTTTATTTCAGAAAGTATTCTTTCTACTTGGCTTCTAGATTCAAGAACAACTGCGGTTACAGATCTTAACAAATTCATTTGTCTCATAATCTTTTTATTACATGTTATGGCAATAATTTCGGTTGGTGTTCTCATAGAAGATAATTTCATTGCCGTATAACCACCTTCCGTAAAACAAACAATTGCTTTTACATTCGCTTGTTGTGCAATACGAATGGCTCCGTAAGTAACAGCATCATCGTCTGATGGGATTTCATTCATTTCAAATGGATGCCATTTTTTTTCAAACCAAGCTTCACTGTTCACGAGAGTTTCTAAAGTAACTTGAGCAACTAAAGAAGCATTTGGACCTTCTGTTACTTCATGAGATAGAACCAAGGCATCTGCACCATCTGCTGCCGCATTTGCCATATCTGAAACTTCTGCTCGTGTTGGATTGGCATTTACATACATAGAGTGCATAAGCTCGGAAGCTACAATCACTGTTTTTGATAATTTATTGCAACGGGCAATAAGCTCTTTTTGAATAATAGGTAAGTTATGTGGATGCTCATCAATTCCAAGCTCAGAACGACTTAAAAACACGCCATCAATATGTTTCATTAATGTTGGCAATAAATCTAGGGAGCGCTTGGAATCTACCTTTAATAAAAAGCGAGGAGGAAGTATTGCTTCCACTTCATGAATACTTTTTGAAATTGGGATACTTGGGTGTCTTTCAGAAAAAGGTGCGTTTTCTCCTAAAATTCCAGCTTTGATTGCTAACAATTCATTTTCAGATTTAATTCCATCTACAATGACATAATCTGCTAATGAAGAAAATCCTGTTTGCAATGTTCTTTCATCTTCAGGCAATAACGGAAATAAATCACGAGACATGCTTGGCGAGTGAACATCTACACCAGAAAGTAACATGCCCCCATTTTCTACTAAACAGCGCAGTGTCATACCAGATTTAAAGTTTTTAGGTACATCAAGTACTTTTAGTTCAACAGCTCCATAAGACACACTTATTTTTGAGCCTTCTTTAATATTTGTAAGCTGATCTTCACTAGAAACAATAATTTCAACATTTTTTGTCGTTGATGTGACAGGTCTTAAAGAAGCGCAAAAATTAAAATCGACAATAAAAGTGATATCTATTTCAGATCCATCTGCAACTTCAATTGGCGCACCATGTAAAGATAAAATAGAACGGCGCCCAATAAAACTTAATAAAAAAGGAACTTGCCCTTCACTATGCTGAACATCTTCACTAGCTAATTGTTTGCTTATTTCAAGTCTGAGTTTAATTATATTTGGCAAAGCGCTTGAAGAATAGGACATTCTTACAGCATCTAAGCGATTTTGGGTAATAACAGCTGCTATATTTTCAACACCTAATTTATCACAACCATTATTTGTAACTGTCCAAATGAGCTTCGCTTTTGACTTTTTATCCATATCTTTGTTCTTTCCCTAAAGTATTTTGTTTGAGGACACCCGTATTGATATACCTCAAAGCATCCTTATAAATATCTCAGCGAAAATAGAACCAGCAAGAATAAAGATCAATTCACTACTTTAAATTTTTACGTTTGCAATTTTCAGAGTTCGCACAATCAGCGAAAAGTTCCATTTTATGCGATTTTAAAACAAACCCAAGATTTTTAGCTACTAATTCTTGGCGTTTTTCTAACTCCTCATCATAAAATTCAACAATATCATGACATTGATTACAAATAAGATGATCATGGTGTTCATCACCTTGATCTGCAAATTCAAAACTAGCTCTATCCCCACCAAAATGACGCTCTACAAGAATTTGAGAATCCGTCATCATTTTAAGAGTACGATAAACAGTTGCTAAACCAATAGAACTATCTATTTTTTTAACTTCATTCGAAATCGTCTCAGCATCAACATGACGTCCAGAGGAAAGGACGGCATCTAGAATAATTTTCCTCTGCCTTGTTTGCCTTAACCCTAGTTGGCTTAAATATTCATCAAAGACTTTATGTAAATGCGCCCTCTTTGGGAGGCTATCACCAGATCTACGGGATGTCGTCATAAAAACTCACAAAAAAACAAATTGACTATTACATTGCAAAAAATGAAAATAAAGAAATTAGCTTCAGCTTAAAATATAGGGAATGCAATATGCGTTTATTTGCAACATTGTTACTCGCAATAGCTTTAAGTCTTGTAAGCGGAGTATCGTTATCTCCAACAACAGCTTACGGAGAGAATTCAAAGAATGCAAGGACATTCCCTCCTCTCTTAAATTGCCAAGAATCAAAATCACGAATAGATTCCATGCTTGATTTGCATTTTTATTATAATGAAATGAATGATGAATTATCCCAAAGAACAATCAAAAAAATTTTTGAAAACTTAGACCAAAATAAAGTGTTTTTTATAAAGCAGGATATTGAATATTTTCAAAATAATGAAAAAAATATTTCAAAAAAAATAAAAATAAATAATTGTGATTTTTTATTTGAAATTCATAAAGTATTTATAAAACGTGTTCATGAAAGAATGCAAAAAGTAAAATCAATTTTAACAAAAGAACTTGATTTCAATAAAACTGATTATATTAATATTGCAAAACAAGATTGGCCAATCAGTTCTGAAGATGCAAACGAGAAAATTAAAAAAAGAATTAAATTACAGTTTTTATCTACAAAACAACCTGAAGAAAATGATAACAAAGTTAGAGAAAGATTATTAAAAAACTTTGTTCGGTTAGAAAGAAAATTTTATGAGTTAGATAATGACAAACTGTATTCAATTTTTTTAAATAGCTTTGCTCTTGCAATGGATCCTCATTCTGCTCATATGTTACCTTCTGATCATGATTCTTTTGTTATACATATTAGCAATAAATTAGAAGGAATTGGGGCACAACTTCAAGAAAAAGATGGTTACATTGTTGTCCGCGCGATCATTCCTGGTGGAGTTGCCCAAAAAGATGGTCGTTTAAAAGAAAAAGATAAAATCATTGCTGTAGATTCAGGAAATGGCCAAGGATTACACGATCTCATCGATACTGATGTCGATCAAGCTGTTAATTTAATTCGAGGAAAAAAGGGAAGTCCTTTAAAACTCATTGTCTTAAGAAAAAATGGAAGTACGAATGAAAAATTATCTATTGTTCTAACTCGTGACGAAATTGATTTAAAAGAAGATGAAGTAAAAACAGAAATTTATCAATCAAATAATGGAAAAGTTGGAATTATAAAAATCCCAACTTTTTATACAGATTTAAAATGCAAAACAAAAATATTTTCTCAATGCAAAGGTGTATCTTATGATGTTGAAAGAGGAATAAGAAAGTTAACAGAAGAAGGCATTAATGGATTGCTCATTGATTTAAGAAATAATGGTGGTGGAGATTTTCCTGAAAGCGTTAAGTTAACAGGACTATTTATTCCCAATGGAACAGCTGTTCAAACAGTAGATAAAACAGGAACAATTAAAAGATTAAATATAGATGAATCTAATTGGATATATAAAGGACCCTTGGTTATTTTAATTAACAGATATAGTGCTTCTGCTTCGGAAATATTTGTAGGTGCTATGCAAGATTATGGAAGAGGGATTATTGTTGGAGATAAAAGTACTTATGGAAAAGCGACGGTTCAAATTGTTCAAGAGATTCCCGGAACACTTGGACGCAGAACAGATGGAGCAATTAAAGTAACACAGAGTAAATTTTATCGCCCCGCAGGTACTAGCAATCAAAAACAAGGTGTTCATGCCAACATTGTAATTCCTAGTATTTTAGAATCCTATGATATAGGTGAAGATCAATTAGATTTTGCCTTACCATCCGATGTCATCCCTCCTGCAAAAGGTTTTAAACCACTTCAAGATCTTTCTTTTTTAATAAATAGAATAAAGTTTTTAAGCCAAGATAGAATAAATAGAAGCAAAAAATTTCAAGATTATTTAGTAAAAATCAATAAAATAAAACTTGAAAAAAATAAATTATTTCCTATTACAAAAGATTATTTTAAAATTATTGAAGAACAAGAAAATCCAAGAGACTTAAATGAAGAAAGTTTATACAATATAAAATCTTTGATAAATGAAAATGATTTACAATTCATGGAAGCTTTAAATATAACAATGGATTCAATTAAACTAAGCGGAAATCAGAATTTTTGGGTGGGAATGAGTTCGAAGTAGATT includes:
- a CDS encoding carboxy terminal-processing peptidase — encoded protein: MRLFATLLLAIALSLVSGVSLSPTTAYGENSKNARTFPPLLNCQESKSRIDSMLDLHFYYNEMNDELSQRTIKKIFENLDQNKVFFIKQDIEYFQNNEKNISKKIKINNCDFLFEIHKVFIKRVHERMQKVKSILTKELDFNKTDYINIAKQDWPISSEDANEKIKKRIKLQFLSTKQPEENDNKVRERLLKNFVRLERKFYELDNDKLYSIFLNSFALAMDPHSAHMLPSDHDSFVIHISNKLEGIGAQLQEKDGYIVVRAIIPGGVAQKDGRLKEKDKIIAVDSGNGQGLHDLIDTDVDQAVNLIRGKKGSPLKLIVLRKNGSTNEKLSIVLTRDEIDLKEDEVKTEIYQSNNGKVGIIKIPTFYTDLKCKTKIFSQCKGVSYDVERGIRKLTEEGINGLLIDLRNNGGGDFPESVKLTGLFIPNGTAVQTVDKTGTIKRLNIDESNWIYKGPLVILINRYSASASEIFVGAMQDYGRGIIVGDKSTYGKATVQIVQEIPGTLGRRTDGAIKVTQSKFYRPAGTSNQKQGVHANIVIPSILESYDIGEDQLDFALPSDVIPPAKGFKPLQDLSFLINRIKFLSQDRINRSKKFQDYLVKINKIKLEKNKLFPITKDYFKIIEEQENPRDLNEESLYNIKSLINENDLQFMEALNITMDSIKLSGNQNFWVGMSSK